Proteins found in one Acidobacteriota bacterium genomic segment:
- a CDS encoding phosphoenolpyruvate carboxykinase (GTP) yields MISAAEKWIEEQARLAKPDRIYWCDGSEGEAWRLLEIGCHEEQLNAQPVFRELNHRKWPNAYLHRSHPTDVARTEHLTFICHPDRETTGPNNNWKDPDEAKRMLRDLSDGCMRGRTMYVLPYMMGNPESPYAKACLQITDSTYVAVSMRIMTRLGRAAFEKFRNRDDFIKGFHSIGDLDPARRYITHFPEDSLVWSVGSGYGGNALLGKKCISLRIASWLGYRQGWLAEHMIIIGIEDPKGRITYITAALPSACGKTNLAMMESALPGYRIWTLGDDIAWLNIGPDGRLWAINPEAGYFGVAPGTSMGTNPNMMRTLIGGRFNPTLFTNVGLDTSKNEPWWEGLSAQAPDAMLDWQGRPWSQDAGLPAAHPNSRFTVSTINTPTLSSEYDNPQGVPISAVIFGARRSRLIPLVVESFDWGHGVFMGARMGSETTAAATGKVGVVRRDPMAMLPFCGYNFGDYLRHWLNMGHRMSHPPKIFSVNWFRTDERGKFIWPGFGENMRVLKWIIDRVSGEAGARETPIGLVPRPKDLELGGLDLSKDRLEALFDVDMSQWRDEVEEIRNFLSPYRGRLPGEIREKTEQLERRIP; encoded by the coding sequence GTGATATCCGCCGCGGAAAAATGGATCGAAGAACAGGCCCGGCTGGCCAAACCGGACCGCATCTATTGGTGCGACGGCAGCGAAGGCGAGGCCTGGCGCCTCCTTGAGATCGGCTGCCATGAGGAACAGCTCAACGCCCAGCCCGTCTTCCGGGAACTCAACCACCGCAAATGGCCCAACGCCTATCTCCACCGCAGCCATCCGACCGACGTCGCCCGGACGGAACATCTGACGTTCATCTGCCACCCCGACCGGGAAACGACCGGCCCCAACAACAACTGGAAAGATCCTGATGAGGCCAAGCGCATGCTTCGCGATCTGAGCGACGGCTGCATGCGCGGACGGACCATGTACGTCCTCCCCTATATGATGGGAAACCCCGAATCGCCCTATGCCAAAGCGTGTCTCCAGATCACCGACTCCACCTATGTCGCCGTCAGCATGCGGATCATGACCCGCCTCGGCCGGGCCGCCTTCGAAAAGTTTCGCAACCGCGACGACTTTATCAAAGGGTTCCACTCCATCGGGGATCTCGATCCCGCCCGCCGCTATATCACGCACTTTCCCGAGGACAGCCTTGTCTGGAGTGTCGGCTCGGGTTACGGCGGCAATGCCCTTCTCGGTAAAAAGTGCATCTCCCTGAGGATCGCCTCCTGGCTCGGTTACAGGCAAGGCTGGCTCGCGGAGCACATGATCATCATCGGGATCGAAGATCCCAAGGGCCGAATCACCTACATCACCGCGGCCCTGCCGAGTGCCTGCGGCAAGACCAATCTGGCCATGATGGAATCCGCTCTCCCCGGTTACAGGATCTGGACTTTGGGCGATGACATCGCCTGGCTCAATATCGGTCCGGACGGAAGGCTTTGGGCCATCAATCCCGAGGCCGGCTATTTCGGCGTCGCGCCCGGAACATCGATGGGCACCAATCCCAACATGATGAGGACGCTGATCGGCGGCCGCTTCAACCCGACCTTGTTTACAAATGTCGGGTTGGACACTTCAAAAAACGAGCCTTGGTGGGAAGGTCTCAGCGCGCAGGCCCCCGACGCCATGCTCGACTGGCAGGGGCGGCCGTGGAGCCAAGATGCCGGCTTGCCCGCCGCCCATCCAAACTCCCGGTTCACCGTCTCCACGATCAACACTCCCACCCTCTCATCGGAATACGACAATCCGCAGGGTGTTCCCATCTCGGCCGTGATCTTCGGTGCCCGGCGGTCGCGGCTCATCCCTCTCGTTGTCGAGAGTTTCGATTGGGGGCACGGTGTCTTCATGGGCGCGCGCATGGGATCGGAAACGACCGCGGCGGCCACAGGGAAGGTCGGCGTCGTCCGGCGAGACCCCATGGCCATGCTGCCGTTCTGCGGCTACAATTTCGGCGACTATCTCCGGCATTGGCTGAACATGGGCCACCGGATGTCCCACCCGCCGAAGATTTTTTCCGTCAACTGGTTCCGGACGGACGAACGCGGCAAATTCATCTGGCCGGGCTTCGGGGAGAATATGCGCGTCCTCAAGTGGATTATCGACCGGGTGAGCGGCGAGGCCGGCGCCCGGGAGACGCCCATCGGTCTCGTGCCCCGTCCCAAGGATCTCGAACTCGGAGGGCTCGACCTGTCCAAGGACCGCCTCGAAGCCTTATTTGATGTCGACATGTCGCAGTGGAGAGACGAAGTCGAGGAAATCCGGAACTTCCTCTCGCCCTACCGCGGCCGCCTGCCCGGCGAAATCCGCGAAAAAACCGAACAGCTCGAACGCCGGATCCCCTGA
- the nikR gene encoding nickel-responsive transcriptional regulator NikR — translation MTKLARFGVSLERDLLDKFDRHIRRMNYANRSEAFRDLIRRELVRREWEEGEDVAGAVTIIYDHHRRELVTKLMDIQHDFQKNIISTQHVHLDHDNCLEIVAVRGRPDDVRRLADSLLSVKGVKHGTLSMSSTGRDIP, via the coding sequence ATGACGAAACTGGCCCGATTCGGCGTTTCTCTCGAGAGGGACCTTCTCGACAAGTTCGACCGTCACATCCGGCGGATGAACTATGCCAACCGGTCCGAGGCTTTCCGCGACCTCATCCGCCGGGAACTCGTGCGGAGAGAGTGGGAGGAAGGAGAGGATGTGGCCGGCGCCGTCACCATCATCTACGACCACCACCGGCGGGAGCTCGTCACAAAACTCATGGACATTCAACACGACTTCCAGAAAAACATCATCTCCACCCAGCACGTCCATCTGGACCACGACAACTGCCTGGAGATCGTCGCCGTCCGCGGAAGACCCGACGATGTCCGCCGGCTGGCCGATAGCTTGTTGTCCGTCAAGGGCGTCAAACACGGCACGCTGAGCATGTCCAGCACCGGCCGGGACATCCCCTGA
- a CDS encoding glycosyltransferase codes for MHNLESYLGIVGDETIARIHRRARTLYDKHILHINSSFQGGGVAEILSSLVPLMNDAGLDAGWRILHGNPDFFGITKKFHNALQGGAMNFTEMKKRVYLQTNRDFSIYSHFNHDCLVVHDPQPLPLINFFKKNQPWVWRCHIDLSSPHSQLWAFLKTFILRYDLVIVSSEAYKKADLPVEQRVIAPAIDPLSAKNMPLTPDTIAKSLKKNGIPTDKPIITQISRFDKWKNPEGVVEMFKIIRKEADVRLVLCGSMAMDDPEGFRIYERVRNKARALIESGDIILPTTENQILVNALQRSSAVVVQASLREGFGLTVTEAMLKGRPVVASRIGGIPLQIDDGVDGFLLEPEDIPGFAARVLEILRLPDGGREIGENAREKVRRKFLITRLLLDYLDLMNELLA; via the coding sequence ATGCATAATCTCGAAAGCTACCTCGGCATCGTCGGAGACGAGACGATCGCCCGGATCCACCGCCGGGCCCGGACACTCTACGACAAGCATATTCTTCATATCAATTCGAGTTTTCAGGGAGGCGGCGTGGCCGAGATTCTGTCGTCCCTCGTCCCCCTGATGAACGACGCCGGCCTGGACGCCGGATGGCGCATCCTTCACGGCAATCCGGATTTTTTCGGCATCACCAAGAAATTTCACAACGCCCTCCAGGGCGGAGCGATGAATTTTACGGAGATGAAGAAGCGCGTTTACCTGCAGACGAACCGCGACTTCTCCATCTATTCGCACTTCAATCACGACTGCCTGGTCGTTCACGACCCTCAGCCCCTGCCGCTTATCAACTTCTTCAAGAAAAACCAGCCCTGGGTTTGGCGATGCCATATCGATCTCTCCTCGCCGCATTCGCAACTGTGGGCGTTCCTGAAGACGTTCATCCTCCGCTACGATCTCGTCATCGTGTCGAGCGAAGCCTACAAAAAGGCCGACCTTCCGGTCGAACAGCGGGTCATCGCGCCGGCGATCGATCCCCTCTCAGCGAAGAACATGCCGTTGACGCCCGACACCATCGCCAAGTCTCTCAAGAAAAACGGCATCCCCACGGACAAGCCGATCATCACGCAGATCTCGCGCTTCGACAAATGGAAAAACCCGGAGGGCGTGGTCGAGATGTTCAAGATCATCCGCAAGGAAGCGGACGTCCGCCTCGTCCTCTGCGGAAGCATGGCCATGGACGATCCCGAGGGTTTTCGGATTTATGAGCGAGTCCGCAATAAGGCGCGGGCTCTCATCGAAAGCGGAGACATCATTCTGCCGACAACCGAAAACCAGATTCTGGTCAACGCTCTCCAGCGGAGTTCGGCAGTCGTCGTCCAGGCATCGCTCCGCGAGGGATTCGGCCTGACCGTGACCGAGGCCATGCTCAAGGGCCGGCCTGTCGTCGCCTCACGAATCGGCGGCATCCCTCTTCAAATCGACGACGGCGTGGACGGATTCCTGCTCGAACCCGAAGATATTCCGGGCTTCGCCGCCCGTGTCCTGGAGATTCTCCGCCTTCCCGACGGCGGCCGGGAGATCGGGGAAAACGCCAGGGAAAAAGTCCGGAGGAAATTCCTCATCACCCGCCTGCTTCTCGACTACCTGGACCTGATGAACGAGCTCCTGGCTTGA
- a CDS encoding bifunctional alpha,alpha-trehalose-phosphate synthase (UDP-forming)/trehalose-phosphatase → MSRLILVSNRLPVTAEKKRDALAYHPSVGGLATGLGSFHKGKKDNIWAGWCGLPAEILKGADDVKMRADLRSGFGCLAVDLSRREIETYYHGFCNKTIWPLFHGFSSYATFDKAQWEAYKRVNLRFRDELAGDLRPGDTVWVHDYHLMLLPSLLREVQPELSIGFFLHIPFPASELFLQIPWRSEILEGLLGADLIGFHTYEYAHQFFDTSLRLLELKHSLGRLMYGNRLIKVDSFPMGIDYDRWAGASALPDVGREIEKLQKRTLGRKVIISVDRLDYTKGILHRLQAFDIFLEKFPQYREKVILIQVTVPSRTKVEQYMTLKRSVDEAVGRINGKHGTIGWMPIWYLHRSLPFPSLSALYALGDVNLVTPLKDGMNLIAKEYVAAKPGNRGVLVLSEMAGAAQELGEALIINPNDTEGMAATLKQALEMPEDHQAERMTAMKSRLKRYSLDKWAADFLARLSQTKQIQNDLGATLITDKTKTEILKAYTAARKRLLLLDYDGTLVPIAERPEKARPDTDLLDMLERLVRPKDNTAAIVSGRTRQALDEWFRGLDLHLVAEHGAWIRDPAGAWTMTESLRSDWKPEIRPILELFVDRTPGAFIEEKEFSLVWHYRGVPSRLASTRAGELKEALFHLASGLNLSVMEGRKVLEIKNAGIDKGSAAERLLHAGNHDFILAAGDDWTDEDLFAVLPDSAFSLRVGREPSRARNHVKSVEEFRGLLEDLIRSENA, encoded by the coding sequence ATGTCACGTTTGATTCTCGTATCCAACAGGCTTCCCGTCACCGCGGAAAAAAAGCGGGATGCCCTTGCCTACCACCCCAGCGTCGGCGGCCTGGCGACCGGGCTCGGGTCCTTTCACAAGGGGAAAAAAGACAACATCTGGGCGGGATGGTGCGGTCTTCCGGCCGAGATTCTCAAAGGCGCGGACGACGTAAAAATGCGGGCCGATCTCCGGAGCGGTTTCGGATGCTTGGCCGTCGACCTGTCCCGCCGCGAGATCGAGACCTATTACCACGGCTTCTGCAACAAGACGATCTGGCCGCTGTTTCACGGCTTTTCGTCCTATGCGACTTTCGACAAAGCCCAGTGGGAAGCTTACAAGCGCGTCAATCTGCGCTTCCGCGACGAGCTGGCCGGGGACCTCCGCCCGGGCGACACCGTCTGGGTTCACGATTACCATCTCATGCTTCTGCCCTCCCTTCTTCGGGAGGTCCAACCGGAACTGTCCATCGGCTTTTTCCTGCACATCCCGTTTCCCGCTTCCGAGCTCTTTCTCCAGATCCCCTGGCGAAGCGAGATCCTGGAAGGTCTTCTCGGGGCGGACCTGATCGGTTTCCACACCTACGAATACGCTCATCAGTTTTTTGACACTTCACTGCGGCTGCTTGAACTCAAGCACAGTCTCGGCCGCCTCATGTACGGCAACCGGCTGATCAAGGTGGACAGTTTTCCCATGGGCATCGATTACGACCGGTGGGCGGGCGCATCCGCCCTGCCCGATGTCGGGCGGGAGATCGAAAAACTTCAAAAACGGACCCTGGGGCGGAAAGTCATCATCTCCGTCGACAGGCTCGACTACACGAAGGGCATTCTCCACCGTCTTCAGGCCTTCGATATCTTCCTGGAGAAATTCCCGCAGTACCGGGAAAAGGTCATCCTGATCCAGGTCACGGTGCCCTCCCGGACCAAGGTCGAGCAATACATGACCCTCAAAAGGAGCGTGGACGAGGCGGTCGGCCGGATAAACGGTAAACACGGCACAATCGGTTGGATGCCGATCTGGTACCTCCATCGCTCGCTGCCGTTTCCTTCGCTGTCCGCCCTTTATGCCCTGGGCGACGTCAATCTCGTCACACCCCTCAAAGACGGCATGAACCTCATCGCCAAGGAATACGTGGCCGCCAAACCGGGCAACCGCGGCGTCCTCGTTCTCAGTGAAATGGCCGGGGCCGCCCAGGAATTGGGCGAGGCCCTGATCATCAACCCCAATGATACGGAAGGCATGGCCGCGACCCTGAAGCAGGCCCTGGAGATGCCGGAGGACCATCAGGCCGAACGGATGACGGCCATGAAATCGCGTCTCAAGCGATACAGCCTCGATAAGTGGGCCGCGGATTTTCTGGCCCGGCTGTCCCAGACGAAACAGATCCAAAACGATCTCGGCGCAACACTGATCACGGATAAGACCAAAACGGAAATCCTCAAAGCCTACACGGCGGCCCGAAAACGGCTGCTTCTTCTCGACTACGACGGGACGCTTGTTCCCATCGCCGAAAGGCCGGAAAAAGCCCGTCCCGACACGGACCTCCTCGACATGCTCGAAAGACTGGTCCGTCCCAAGGACAACACCGCGGCCATCGTCAGCGGACGGACGCGTCAAGCCCTGGACGAATGGTTCCGAGGCCTGGATCTTCACCTTGTCGCGGAACACGGCGCATGGATCCGGGATCCCGCCGGAGCCTGGACGATGACGGAATCCCTGAGGTCCGATTGGAAGCCGGAGATCCGTCCCATCCTCGAGCTTTTCGTCGACAGAACACCCGGAGCCTTTATCGAGGAAAAAGAATTTTCACTCGTCTGGCATTACCGGGGCGTCCCCTCGCGCCTGGCCTCGACACGGGCCGGGGAGCTCAAGGAAGCCCTGTTCCATCTCGCTTCCGGCTTGAACCTGTCCGTCATGGAAGGCCGAAAAGTCCTCGAAATCAAAAACGCCGGAATCGACAAGGGGAGCGCGGCCGAAAGACTGCTCCATGCGGGCAACCATGATTTTATTCTTGCGGCGGGAGACGACTGGACGGACGAAGACCTCTTCGCCGTGCTGCCCGACTCCGCTTTCTCCCTCAGGGTGGGTCGGGAGCCCTCTCGGGCCCGGAACCACGTCAAGTCGGTCGAGGAATTCCGCGGCCTTCTCGAAGATCTGATAAGGAGCGAAAATGCATAA
- a CDS encoding NADH:flavin oxidoreductase produces MDIDRNILFSPVRIGGLEIPNRFVRSATHDYLSDDDGFVTDAQVDLYEKLAEGEVGLIISGHAHVQPSGKASPRQMAVYEDRFIEGLSRIPNAVAGFSSRVFLQVAHAGRQTKEKLCGCVPVSPSAVPDPVSKTEPRALAPEEIRILIADFTAAAVRARRAGFHGVQLHAAHGYLLSSFLSPHTNRRTDVWGGSVENRARVLVEILREVKAACGSDFPVIVKLNSTDFLEGGLSLGDAVRIAHLLENDGIDGIEVSGGMAEAGRGSVQPGLRSEDEEGYFVENAAEIKRAVKVPVFALGGIRTLAVAERIVREGRADLVSLSRPLIRDPFLVRHFREGAAAKSACISCNRCFNPRGIRCAELAGKNGFNRKE; encoded by the coding sequence ATGGACATTGACAGAAACATCCTCTTCTCGCCCGTCCGGATCGGCGGACTCGAAATTCCCAACCGCTTCGTCCGGTCGGCCACCCATGATTACCTGTCCGACGATGACGGGTTTGTCACGGATGCCCAGGTTGACCTGTATGAGAAGTTGGCCGAGGGCGAAGTCGGGTTGATCATCTCCGGACATGCCCATGTCCAACCTTCGGGAAAGGCCAGCCCGCGCCAGATGGCCGTTTATGAGGATCGATTTATCGAGGGGCTGTCGCGGATTCCCAATGCCGTTGCGGGTTTTTCCTCGCGCGTGTTTCTCCAAGTCGCCCATGCCGGCCGCCAGACGAAGGAGAAACTCTGCGGCTGTGTCCCCGTTTCGCCTTCCGCCGTCCCCGACCCGGTTTCCAAGACCGAACCGCGCGCACTCGCCCCCGAGGAGATCCGAATCTTGATCGCCGACTTCACGGCGGCCGCGGTCCGGGCCCGCAGGGCCGGATTCCACGGCGTTCAGCTTCACGCCGCCCACGGCTATCTTCTCTCGAGTTTCCTTTCGCCCCACACCAACCGCCGCACGGATGTCTGGGGAGGTTCGGTCGAAAACCGGGCCCGGGTTCTTGTTGAAATTCTCCGCGAAGTCAAGGCCGCCTGCGGCTCGGATTTTCCGGTGATCGTCAAGCTCAACTCGACGGACTTTCTGGAGGGCGGCCTTTCTCTTGGCGACGCCGTCCGGATCGCCCACCTTCTGGAGAATGACGGCATCGACGGCATCGAGGTCAGCGGCGGGATGGCCGAAGCGGGACGCGGCTCAGTCCAGCCGGGACTGCGAAGCGAGGACGAGGAGGGCTATTTTGTCGAAAACGCCGCCGAGATCAAGCGGGCCGTCAAAGTCCCGGTCTTTGCCCTCGGGGGAATCCGCACCCTGGCCGTCGCCGAGCGGATCGTCCGGGAAGGCCGGGCCGACCTCGTCTCTCTCAGCCGGCCGCTCATCCGGGATCCTTTTCTGGTCAGACATTTCAGGGAAGGGGCGGCCGCCAAGTCGGCATGCATTTCCTGTAACCGATGCTTCAACCCGCGCGGCATCCGCTGTGCCGAGCTTGCCGGCAAGAACGGATTCAATCGAAAAGAATGA
- a CDS encoding HD domain-containing protein: MKDTSGAETPASDVLARIHEEARRFFRKARGSHGWDHTERVVNLCLRIGKKEGADLEVLALAAVLHDIGRGEEDRSNGAVCHSQSGIMLARGILKRHGVPERTAARVLHCIGTHRFRKKAGRRSLEAKVLFDADKLDSIGATGIGRAFLFAGEIGARLHDANVDPDRTKPYTADDTAYREYLVKLKTIRDRIFTREGRRIAESRHRFMVRFFDRLNRETQGRV; the protein is encoded by the coding sequence ATGAAAGACACATCCGGCGCCGAAACGCCCGCGTCGGATGTCCTCGCACGCATCCATGAAGAGGCGCGGCGCTTCTTCCGCAAAGCCAGGGGCAGCCACGGTTGGGATCACACGGAGCGTGTTGTCAATCTTTGTCTGCGGATCGGGAAAAAGGAAGGAGCCGACCTCGAGGTCCTCGCCCTGGCCGCCGTTCTTCACGATATCGGCCGCGGCGAAGAGGATCGGTCGAACGGCGCCGTCTGCCATTCCCAAAGCGGCATCATGCTGGCCCGTGGCATCCTGAAAAGACACGGCGTTCCGGAAAGGACCGCCGCCCGGGTCCTTCACTGCATCGGCACCCACCGCTTCCGGAAAAAAGCGGGCCGGCGGTCCCTGGAGGCCAAGGTGCTTTTCGACGCCGACAAGCTGGACTCGATCGGCGCGACGGGGATCGGCCGCGCTTTTCTCTTTGCCGGAGAGATCGGGGCCCGTCTCCACGACGCAAACGTCGATCCCGACCGAACGAAACCTTACACCGCGGACGACACGGCCTATCGCGAATACCTCGTCAAACTCAAGACGATCCGGGACCGGATTTTCACCCGGGAAGGCCGCCGCATCGCGGAATCGCGCCACCGTTTCATGGTTCGATTCTTCGACCGCCTGAACAGGGAAACCCAAGGCCGCGTCTAA
- a CDS encoding DUF1015 family protein yields the protein MPYIKPFRGVRPRRDIVHLVAAPPYDVLSSDEARDMAKDNPYSFLHVGKPEIDLPPGTDLYSDAVYAKGKENYERFLREGVIAPDPRDCFYIYKQVWGDHVQTGLVAAASCRDYLDDIIKKHELTRPDKESDRMRHIETLNAQTGPVFLTYRASEAIDAIVAGVLKEKPECDFATDDGVRHIFHVVSDPDLIARIQKEFANLDCLYVADGHHRSAAATRIKVKREKTDPNHTGEEAYNFFLTVIFPHNQMKILPYNRVVRDLHGLDGQTFLNRVAERFEIVAAGRKTPNRPKEICMYLDGTWHVLEAKTGTYDAADPIASLDVSILQRNLLEPVLGVADPRTDKRIDFVGGIRGTDELERKVDGGGFAVAFSLFPTTIEQLFDVADSGKIMPPKSTWFEPKLKDGLAVHTIDE from the coding sequence ATGCCTTATATCAAACCGTTTCGGGGCGTCCGCCCGCGCCGCGACATCGTCCACCTGGTGGCCGCGCCCCCCTACGACGTCCTGAGTTCGGACGAAGCCCGCGACATGGCGAAAGATAACCCCTATTCCTTTCTCCACGTCGGGAAGCCGGAAATCGACCTGCCGCCGGGAACGGATCTTTATTCCGATGCCGTGTACGCCAAGGGCAAGGAGAATTATGAACGCTTCCTGCGGGAGGGCGTCATCGCGCCCGACCCCCGGGATTGCTTTTACATCTACAAGCAGGTCTGGGGCGATCATGTCCAGACAGGTCTCGTGGCCGCGGCCTCCTGCCGTGACTATCTCGACGACATCATCAAGAAACACGAGCTCACCCGGCCGGACAAGGAAAGCGACCGGATGCGGCACATCGAAACGTTGAATGCCCAAACCGGTCCGGTCTTTCTGACCTACCGGGCGTCGGAGGCGATCGACGCGATCGTCGCCGGCGTCTTGAAAGAAAAGCCCGAATGCGATTTCGCCACGGACGACGGCGTCCGCCACATCTTCCATGTCGTCTCCGATCCCGATCTCATCGCCCGGATCCAAAAAGAGTTCGCCAACCTCGATTGTCTCTACGTCGCCGACGGACACCACCGCTCCGCGGCCGCAACCCGCATCAAGGTCAAACGGGAAAAAACCGACCCGAATCACACCGGCGAGGAAGCCTATAACTTTTTCCTGACCGTCATCTTTCCCCACAATCAGATGAAGATTCTGCCCTACAACCGCGTCGTCCGGGATCTCCATGGACTTGACGGCCAAACTTTTCTGAACCGCGTCGCCGAGAGATTCGAAATCGTCGCGGCCGGCCGCAAGACGCCGAATCGGCCCAAAGAGATCTGCATGTATCTTGACGGGACCTGGCATGTTCTCGAGGCCAAAACCGGCACATACGATGCCGCCGATCCCATCGCTTCCCTGGATGTCTCGATTCTGCAACGCAATCTTCTGGAGCCGGTTCTTGGAGTGGCCGATCCGCGGACGGACAAACGCATCGACTTCGTCGGCGGAATCCGCGGCACGGACGAGCTCGAGCGGAAAGTCGACGGAGGCGGATTCGCCGTCGCTTTCAGCCTGTTTCCGACGACCATTGAACAGCTGTTCGACGTGGCCGATTCCGGAAAGATCATGCCGCCGAAATCGACCTGGTTCGAACCCAAGCTCAAGGACGGGTTGGCTGTCCACACCATCGACGAATGA
- a CDS encoding sugar phosphorylase: MSKQRNGKLEDASGFVRKRTYYDAHPDFTRPLDKIPDDIRERVLRRLRFLYGDAASGTIMPELERILQVHQAHKPPEMLEKEKTYDPRERFSEQDMILITYGDIVKGPGKTPLSTLHDFVNTYNRGAINTLHLLPFFPYSSDRGFAVVDFKQVDPELGSWADIREKKRRYDLMFDAVLNHVSSRSELFREFLNGNPRFRDYFIAYDSPDDLTPDQRRKIFRPRTSDILTRFETLGGPKWVWTTFSEDQVDLNFRNPEVLIQVIDSMLFYIRNGADILRLDAVTYIWAEPGTESVHLPQTHEIVKLLRDVVDSVGSGVALVTETNVPHEKNIAYFGDGTDEAHMVYNFALPALVLHTFYREDGRALSRWAADLRPPSDTATFFNILDTHDGIGLQGAKEILSPEEIAFIVKTAGARGAYISHKMTDNRTEEPYEINTTWWSAVNDDNGREGLAGQVGRYIASRSIALVLRGVPGIYVHGFMGTANDHGRVKETGVKRDVNRAFIDSEQAALDMTDPGSKLFLIRSAAAKLHLLRTRHRAFHPRGGQKVLHLSPGVFAVVRLSPEGDDRILALTNVTGKKILLKIPLTDVGTDAGVWLDLVSETRREARGGALEIPLEPYQVAWLKPER; the protein is encoded by the coding sequence ATGTCGAAACAAAGGAACGGAAAGCTCGAAGACGCCTCCGGATTCGTCCGGAAGCGGACGTATTACGACGCCCATCCCGACTTTACCCGCCCGCTCGACAAGATCCCCGATGACATCCGCGAGCGCGTGCTGAGGAGACTTCGCTTTCTTTACGGAGATGCGGCCTCAGGCACGATCATGCCCGAGCTGGAGCGGATTCTGCAGGTCCACCAGGCCCATAAACCACCCGAGATGCTGGAAAAAGAGAAAACCTACGATCCGCGCGAACGGTTTTCCGAGCAGGACATGATTCTGATCACCTACGGCGACATCGTCAAAGGCCCCGGAAAAACGCCCCTATCCACGCTTCATGATTTCGTCAACACCTATAACCGCGGCGCCATCAACACCCTCCACCTCCTTCCCTTTTTCCCTTACTCTTCGGACCGCGGCTTCGCCGTCGTGGATTTCAAGCAGGTCGATCCGGAACTGGGTTCCTGGGCGGACATCCGGGAGAAAAAACGCCGTTACGACCTGATGTTCGACGCCGTCCTCAACCATGTCTCTTCGCGAAGCGAGCTGTTCCGGGAGTTCCTCAACGGGAATCCCCGGTTTCGGGATTATTTCATCGCCTATGATTCTCCCGACGACCTCACTCCCGATCAGCGCAGAAAAATTTTCCGGCCCCGGACCTCGGACATCCTGACCCGATTCGAAACCCTCGGCGGCCCGAAATGGGTATGGACGACATTTTCCGAGGATCAGGTCGATCTGAATTTCCGGAATCCCGAAGTTCTGATCCAGGTTATAGACAGCATGCTTTTCTACATCCGCAACGGGGCCGACATCCTCCGCTTGGACGCCGTGACCTATATCTGGGCCGAACCCGGCACGGAAAGCGTCCACCTTCCGCAAACCCACGAAATCGTGAAGCTGCTCCGCGATGTCGTCGACAGCGTGGGATCCGGCGTGGCCCTTGTGACGGAAACCAACGTGCCTCACGAAAAAAACATCGCGTATTTCGGCGACGGCACGGACGAGGCCCACATGGTCTACAATTTCGCTCTGCCGGCCCTCGTTCTCCACACATTTTACCGGGAAGACGGCCGGGCGCTCTCCCGGTGGGCCGCCGATCTCAGGCCGCCGTCCGACACGGCGACATTCTTCAATATTCTGGACACCCACGACGGCATCGGACTCCAGGGCGCCAAGGAGATTCTTTCCCCGGAGGAGATCGCATTCATCGTCAAGACGGCGGGCGCCCGGGGCGCCTACATTTCCCATAAAATGACGGACAATCGGACCGAGGAACCCTACGAGATCAACACCACATGGTGGAGCGCCGTCAATGACGACAACGGCCGGGAAGGCTTGGCCGGGCAGGTTGGCCGCTACATCGCATCCCGCAGCATCGCCCTCGTTCTGCGGGGCGTGCCGGGCATCTACGTCCACGGTTTCATGGGTACGGCCAACGACCACGGACGGGTCAAGGAAACGGGCGTCAAGCGCGATGTGAACCGCGCCTTCATCGACAGCGAACAGGCGGCCCTCGACATGACGGATCCCGGATCCAAACTCTTTCTCATCCGGAGTGCGGCGGCGAAGCTCCATCTTCTGCGGACACGGCATCGGGCTTTCCATCCCCGGGGCGGCCAGAAGGTGCTCCATCTCTCGCCCGGCGTCTTCGCGGTCGTGCGCCTCTCGCCCGAGGGCGATGACCGGATCCTCGCCCTGACCAATGTCACGGGAAAAAAGATCCTTTTAAAAATCCCGCTCACGGACGTGGGGACGGATGCCGGAGTCTGGCTGGATCTGGTGAGTGAAACACGGCGGGAAGCCCGCGGCGGCGCCCTCGAAATCCCCCTTGAGCCTTATCAGGTCGCCTGGCTCAAACCCGAAAGATGA